TCTGGGCACGCCCGCGCCTGCGCCGGCGCACAGCACGTCGAGGCACTCGGCCGGTCCCGGGCTCGGCTCGACCGCGGCCTACGGGGTGATGGCGAAGGAATTCGCCAGCTGGGACGCGGAGAAGCAGCGGGCCGCGGCACGCTGGCTGGCACGGCGGGCGTTCGAGGCGGCGGGCTTGGACAAGCTGGACTGGGCGCGGCCGGCCCTGGAAGCTCTCGACCGCGGAGACCCGCTGCCGTTCCCGGACAGGCACGCGGTGTTCCGGCTGATCTCGGCAGCCGCGCTGGTGACCGCGACCACCGGCCTGCCGCTGGACCAGGTGGGCGACCGCTTGACCGAGACGCAGCGCGCCGAGCTGCGCGAACGCATCGATCGCGCCCCCATGGCGGTGATCACCATCTTCAACACCGTGCACCCCGACCCCGCCAAGGCTCTGACCGACACCTTCACCACCGCCCTGGAAACCTTCGACGGCCGTGACGAAGACCTGACAACCGAACTCCGCACCCGCTTCGGCGCCACCACCTGATCACTTCCCGAACCCCTCCACACCACATCCCCGCCGCAGTCCTCTCGCCGCCGTCGACAGCTCCGCGGACGTCACCTCTGCCGTACCTCTTCTTCTCGGCCGGCTGGCCTTCGTTGAGCCCTGCCCTGCGCCCCCAGCTGGGCCTTCTTCTGCTGTGATCGATCTGTCCATTCCGGATTGAAGATCGAGTACTACGATGCGGACAGATCCCGGCCGAGCGCGGCCCGGATCGGCACGTTTCGCTCGCCCGAAGGAGGCGTCGGTGGCTGACCGGCGACACGCACTGGACCGGATCGACACGACCGTGGCGCATCCGGCCCGGCGCTACAACTACCTGCTGGGCGGGAAGGACAACTTCGCAGCGGACCGGGCCTCGGCCGAGGCGATCGAGGCCGCGATGCCGACGATCCGCTTGGCGGCCCTGGAGAACCGGGCCTTCCTGCAGCGTGCCGTGCAGTTCCTGGCCGAGCGCGGCATCCGGCAGTTCCTGGACATCGGCACCGGAATCCCGAGCGCGAACAACACTCACGAGGTGGCCCAGCGCATCGACCCGGCGGCCCGGATCGTCTACGTCGACAACGACCCGATCGTCCTCACCCACGCCCGTGCCCTCCTGACCAGCACCTCGGAGGGCACGACCGCCTACATCGACGCGGACCTGCGCGAGCCGCAGAGCATCCTCGACGACCCGGAGTTGCAGGCGACTCTCGACTTCACCCGGCCGATGGCGGTGATGCTGGTAGCCGTCCTGCACTTCATCCGCGACGACGAGGACCCCCAGGGCATCGTGGACACTCTCATCGACGCCCTGCCCGCCGGCAGTTACGTAGTCGCCTCCCATTCCACCTGGGAATACCTCCCGTCTGAAGCAATCGAGCAGCTCGAAGCCGCCAACCCCGACGGCCGCTTCCGTGCCCGCACCGGCGAACAGCTGGAGAAACTCTTCTCCCGCCTGGACCTCATCGAGCCCGGTGTCCAGTCGGTGTCCCAGTGGTGGTCCGAGCAGGCCACCCAGCCCCGCCCTCCGATCGAGGACGTAGCCTTCAACGCCATCGTCGGCCA
This window of the Actinoplanes oblitus genome carries:
- a CDS encoding SAM-dependent methyltransferase, producing MADRRHALDRIDTTVAHPARRYNYLLGGKDNFAADRASAEAIEAAMPTIRLAALENRAFLQRAVQFLAERGIRQFLDIGTGIPSANNTHEVAQRIDPAARIVYVDNDPIVLTHARALLTSTSEGTTAYIDADLREPQSILDDPELQATLDFTRPMAVMLVAVLHFIRDDEDPQGIVDTLIDALPAGSYVVASHSTWEYLPSEAIEQLEAANPDGRFRARTGEQLEKLFSRLDLIEPGVQSVSQWWSEQATQPRPPIEDVAFNAIVGQVR